One part of the Alosa alosa isolate M-15738 ecotype Scorff River chromosome 4, AALO_Geno_1.1, whole genome shotgun sequence genome encodes these proteins:
- the LOC125293694 gene encoding tumor necrosis factor receptor superfamily member 14-like, with protein sequence MWRFLTALTTVVCLPGSCGICMGFCGPAKYEVQEECCPMCGPGYYVYKHCTEHSSTSCAPCTASTCTDAQSGLLSCRLCTECDSSTSSSDTVCGDCGENTYSDGSFTSCRPHTQCEPGYELIKEGTSSNDTECKKSLIGIITATVIVTLLVIFITIAAIFIQKNRRMPDENATSFRSSCLLPSALSTT encoded by the exons ATGTGGAGATTCCTGACAGCGTTGACCACAGTTGTGTGTCTTCCTGGTTCCTGTGGGATATGCATGGGCTTCTGTGGTCCAGCCAAGTATGAAGTACAAGAGGAATGCTGCCCTATGTGTGGCCCTG GATATTATGTATATAAACACTGCACAGAGCATAGCAGCACATCATGTGCTCCTTGTACTGCATCTACCTGCACGGATGCACAGAGTGGGCTGCTATCATGCAGGTTATGCACCGAATGTGACTCTA GTACCTCATCTTCAGATACTGTGTGTGGTGACTGTGGTGAGAACACATACTCAGATGGATCATTCACATCCTGCAGACcgcacacaca ATGTGAACCGGGATATGAGCTTATAAAGGAAGGGACATCATCAAATGATACTGAATGCAAAAAGTCTTTGATTGGAATCATAACAGCCACTGTCATAGTGACCCTCCTAGTGATCTTTATCACAATAGCAGCAATATTCATTCAAA AGAACAGGAGAATGCCTGATGAAAATGCAACAAGTTTTAG